One window from the genome of Entelurus aequoreus isolate RoL-2023_Sb linkage group LG04, RoL_Eaeq_v1.1, whole genome shotgun sequence encodes:
- the LOC133647908 gene encoding transmembrane protein 271-like, which translates to MKVSGQGLCVVLSSSLVLVCALSELLVGFRCLSLGSSVKEHFHLGAAAGAFYSGMLLGSGQVLLSVALLCCSGKPRGGNLVLLGVLVFLLGVLTAFSGAVVDGDAASLADRKYSHYCLQPGPPSPACARLRDYQRSLLLSAVLSTLECLLGLLHLLLLQRYKASRPGHRHTSGPIIFGEERDVSSADFQPVSYINLALFNVLDETGAEVRRGGHPSIELPGYSPADPDLDRCFPFSYPLPSDLPPAYEDIFPAEARDT; encoded by the coding sequence ATGAAGGTGAGCGGCCAAGGACTGTGCGTCGTCCTGTCCAGCAGCCTCGTCCTGGTGTGTGCGCTCAGCGAACTTCTTGTCGGCTTCAGATGCCTTTCTTTGGGCTCCTCCGTCAAAGAACATTTCCACCTGGGCGCCGCGGCGGGGGCTTTCTACTCCGGGATGCTGCTGGGCTCCGGCCAGGTCCTGCTGAGCGTCGCGCTGCTCTGCTGCAGCGGGAAGCCGCGCGGCGGGAACTTGGTGCTCCTGGGCGTGCTGGTCTTCCTGCTGGGGGTCCTCACCGCCTTCTCCGGCGCGGTGGTGGACGGAGACGCCGCTTCTCTGGCGGACAGGAAATACTCGCACTACTGTCTCCAGCCGGGGCCGCCGAGCCCGGCCTGTGCGCGGCTGAGGGACTACCAGCGCAGCCTGCTCCTGTCCGCCGTGCTCAGCACGCTGGAGTGTCTGCTGGGGCTCCTCCACCTGCTGCTCCTCCAGCGCTACAAGGCCAGCAGGCCGGGTCACAGGCACACTTCCGGGCCCATCATCTTCGGCGAGGAGCGGGACGTCTCCTCGGCGGACTTCCAGCCGGTTTCTTACATAAATTTGGCGCTTTTTAACGTCTTGGACGAGACCGGCGCGGAGGTGCGGCGCGGCGGGCACCCGTCCATCGAGCTGCCGGGTTACTCGCCCGCAGACCCGGACCTCGACCGCTGCTTCCCCTTCTCTTACCCGCTGCCCAGCGACCTGCCGCCGGCCTACGAGGACATCTTCCCCGCTGAGGCGCGCGACACATAG